From the Saccharobesus litoralis genome, one window contains:
- a CDS encoding tetratricopeptide repeat protein, giving the protein MGTWQGLMVKGNECFSAKLWSDAEYYYDQAIDILDGMLHQNPKSIEAIQGWICGYHNLSTLFQKTGEIARAQKCLLIPHQSMMHMAQREDIDDDQQLIAIQATKLTLTPLLEFAQTYPTCEGCVDMLMDQYRAAYQDNRTFH; this is encoded by the coding sequence ATGGGAACTTGGCAAGGTTTAATGGTAAAAGGCAATGAATGCTTTAGTGCTAAATTGTGGTCAGATGCTGAATATTATTACGATCAAGCCATTGATATTCTTGATGGTATGTTACATCAAAACCCGAAAAGCATTGAAGCTATCCAAGGTTGGATTTGTGGTTACCATAACTTGTCGACTCTATTTCAAAAAACAGGTGAAATTGCTCGCGCTCAAAAGTGCTTGTTGATCCCGCATCAATCTATGATGCATATGGCACAGCGTGAAGACATTGATGATGATCAACAATTAATCGCGATACAAGCGACAAAACTGACACTGACTCCCTTATTGGAGTTTGCTCAAACATACCCAACATGTGAAGGGTGCGTTGATATGTTGATGGATCAATACAGAGCCGCGTATCAAGACAACCGAACCTTTCATTAA
- the sodN gene encoding superoxide dismutase, Ni: MMHNLIKKLDKLVGFKPVSAHCDIPCKIYDPSSAQIAVLTMIRMVDLLEELNAKETLNANDQAQFSRLVAQKEEHGHKVKEEVRVIWGDYIKAPQLEKFPELHELAHSIMLAASKAKQHIDKDATLELLAKVNRFAEIFWESKGVATFTATCPYPPAQPVVYPDLKA, encoded by the coding sequence ATGATGCATAATTTGATTAAAAAGTTAGATAAGTTGGTGGGTTTCAAGCCGGTTTCTGCACATTGCGATATTCCATGCAAAATCTATGATCCGTCATCGGCGCAAATTGCTGTATTAACTATGATACGCATGGTGGACTTATTGGAGGAGTTAAATGCAAAAGAAACGCTTAATGCCAATGACCAAGCGCAGTTCTCGCGTTTGGTTGCGCAAAAAGAAGAGCATGGCCATAAAGTTAAGGAAGAAGTTCGTGTAATCTGGGGTGATTATATCAAGGCACCGCAATTAGAAAAATTTCCAGAATTACACGAATTGGCTCACAGCATCATGTTGGCCGCTTCAAAAGCTAAACAACACATTGATAAAGATGCAACATTAGAGCTACTAGCGAAAGTGAATCGATTTGCTGAAATCTTTTGGGAATCTAAAGGTGTTGCCACGTTTACGGCGACTTGTCCGTATCCACCAGCTCAGCCAGTGGTTTATCCGGATCTCAAGGCGTAA
- a CDS encoding S24 family peptidase, producing the protein MLGFTLNRVEGDSMSPLIPAGTYVLFKRFYVKKWLKVGDLVKVNHPKYGIIIKSIVYKDHNGFYWLVGENEYSVTTAEMGPISKAMIEGKSCLVIKPKPHINGLPLS; encoded by the coding sequence ATGCTAGGGTTTACTTTAAACCGCGTTGAAGGCGACAGTATGTCGCCTTTAATCCCTGCGGGTACTTATGTCCTATTTAAGCGCTTTTACGTTAAGAAGTGGTTAAAGGTAGGGGATTTGGTTAAAGTGAATCACCCAAAATATGGCATCATTATTAAATCCATAGTCTATAAAGATCACAATGGCTTTTATTGGCTGGTTGGTGAAAATGAATATAGTGTTACCACAGCGGAAATGGGGCCTATCAGTAAAGCAATGATTGAAGGTAAATCTTGCTTGGTTATTAAACCTAAACCTCACATTAATGGATTACCTCTTTCCTAA
- a CDS encoding sugar phosphate isomerase/epimerase family protein: MILSICTISFRHQLISIEQLAHWAQANHFQGIELWGTHAKNLSSEPDYNQAWLATYGLKTTMLSDYLPLHASEPELRQQVELMCRLANHWGAKKIRTFAGKLASEQTTTEQFNSLVSALQQSCDWLAQYGLNLIIETHPNTFADTVAATQQLFAAVARDNLQLNFDVLHVWESKADVIPALEILKPYINHFHLKNVSSADLLDVFAPATVYSASGSREGIVPLFEGAVNYQSFLRYVNQHADSQIRNMEASLEWFGDHSKAILTRDRYLIQQLQQSSQSYSSQAG, encoded by the coding sequence ATGATATTATCAATATGCACTATTTCATTTCGGCACCAATTGATCTCCATTGAACAACTCGCACATTGGGCACAAGCCAATCATTTTCAGGGTATCGAATTATGGGGAACACACGCTAAAAACTTATCAAGCGAGCCAGACTACAACCAAGCTTGGCTGGCTACATATGGTTTAAAAACCACCATGCTTAGCGACTACCTACCGTTACATGCCAGTGAACCCGAGTTACGTCAACAAGTGGAACTCATGTGTCGCCTGGCTAACCACTGGGGGGCAAAAAAAATTAGAACCTTCGCCGGTAAACTCGCTAGCGAACAGACTACAACCGAGCAATTCAATAGCCTTGTCAGTGCCCTACAACAATCTTGTGATTGGTTAGCACAATACGGTTTGAATTTAATTATTGAAACCCATCCCAACACATTTGCTGATACTGTGGCGGCAACGCAACAGCTATTTGCCGCGGTAGCACGTGACAATCTGCAATTAAATTTTGATGTACTGCATGTGTGGGAATCAAAAGCGGACGTGATCCCAGCGTTAGAAATACTAAAACCCTACATCAATCACTTTCACCTAAAAAATGTTAGCTCAGCGGATTTATTGGACGTATTCGCTCCAGCGACCGTTTACTCTGCTTCGGGTTCGCGAGAAGGCATAGTGCCTTTATTTGAAGGTGCAGTAAATTATCAATCCTTTTTGCGTTACGTTAATCAACATGCCGACTCACAAATCCGCAATATGGAAGCATCTTTAGAATGGTTTGGCGATCACAGTAAAGCCATTTTGACGCGAGACAGGTATCTGATCCAACAGTTGCAACAGAGCTCTCAATCCTATTCATCACAAGCGGGCTAA
- a CDS encoding DUF6005 family protein produces MQDSEIIQAIHDVLAYELNIANIDAFSATARLNEDLYLDSVLVLQLLIGLELKLDFNVPDDALDAKDFATVATLTDFLKGKIQGDAPLAESTQQNQETEEFEDIKVHCFVSCLCECIKAHDLVDHRPFYFGVWDADVVVDSQYQINYHAEGLNHDFFRLWFQKLYGVEVKPWYKAHSSKSDNIATLTSLLDNKTASQNIMVMLDMFRLPERENKFNQNPFPHYVMLENTQDPSKLFMWDPDFRWEGEQDKQQVLHAIESDAVAGGYLFDSQHIKPSEKASISEYFIACFKPDSNPMTDAVRKIIHAHTKPATGLNASALTQALTQLPVLAIRKYAYEHGLAFFMLELGLDFAEFEDWCDVIEELVSSYKHIQFRAMKIASNVTEGMSIENAENKVLLSEIEEILNQQDKREFSIKQRLTSLYQQWLQHNGLTKKQTMAETSL; encoded by the coding sequence ATGCAAGATTCAGAAATTATACAAGCGATCCACGATGTACTCGCTTACGAATTAAACATAGCAAATATTGATGCATTCAGTGCAACTGCTCGCCTCAATGAAGACCTCTATTTAGACTCAGTTTTAGTCTTACAACTATTAATTGGCCTTGAGTTAAAGCTAGATTTTAATGTCCCTGACGATGCATTAGATGCCAAGGATTTTGCCACTGTCGCAACCTTAACTGACTTTTTGAAAGGCAAAATACAAGGGGATGCTCCCCTTGCAGAGTCAACTCAACAGAACCAAGAAACAGAAGAGTTTGAAGATATCAAAGTTCATTGCTTCGTTAGCTGTTTGTGTGAATGTATTAAAGCCCATGATTTAGTGGATCATAGACCCTTCTATTTTGGTGTCTGGGATGCCGATGTCGTTGTCGATAGCCAATACCAAATTAACTATCACGCAGAAGGCCTAAACCACGATTTCTTCCGCCTGTGGTTTCAAAAACTCTACGGCGTCGAAGTTAAGCCTTGGTACAAAGCACATAGTTCGAAAAGCGACAATATAGCAACACTAACATCCCTACTTGACAACAAAACAGCAAGCCAAAACATTATGGTTATGCTGGATATGTTCCGCTTGCCAGAACGGGAAAATAAATTCAATCAAAATCCATTTCCACATTATGTCATGCTAGAAAACACGCAAGACCCAAGTAAATTGTTCATGTGGGATCCAGATTTCCGTTGGGAAGGCGAACAAGATAAACAGCAAGTGCTACACGCAATTGAATCCGATGCGGTGGCAGGCGGCTACCTATTTGATAGTCAACACATTAAACCTAGCGAAAAAGCCTCAATAAGCGAATACTTTATTGCCTGTTTTAAGCCAGATTCAAACCCCATGACAGACGCTGTGCGCAAGATTATCCATGCCCACACAAAGCCAGCAACAGGATTAAATGCCTCGGCATTAACTCAAGCCTTAACTCAATTACCCGTACTCGCCATACGCAAATATGCCTACGAACACGGACTGGCATTTTTTATGTTAGAGCTAGGATTAGATTTTGCTGAATTTGAAGACTGGTGTGACGTAATAGAAGAACTCGTTTCCAGTTACAAGCATATCCAATTCCGCGCCATGAAAATAGCCAGCAATGTCACCGAAGGTATGTCGATAGAAAACGCAGAAAACAAGGTATTGCTATCTGAAATTGAAGAAATACTCAACCAACAAGACAAGCGCGAATTCAGCATTAAACAGCGCTTAACGTCATTATATCAACAGTGGCTTCAACATAACGGATTAACTAAAAAGCAAACAATGGCAGAGACTAGTTTATGA
- a CDS encoding AMP-binding protein — translation MLNINDDFYTKADFNQQQASYSSYSLINEQEAIAVCVEDNFIWLTLCYYLKSQRISAMPIHPSIPLDTAQRMAEKAGCGLLIYGGIEQQIELHNRVDNDQLTRANAGIIQMSSGTTGEPKCILRSWADIDIEIASYRQAFTDANNMTPVIACPVTHSYGLICGVMVALARGVEPRIVNSINPKYLIKVLQSCERPLLYSSPVMLQGLLRLWPKQEKLHAAMTSGSTMSNQVFEQIAPRVEKLYQQYGCSEAGCISISQNLQSATDIGKPFPHVQLDCSHDEQSPSEIIARVETSTGVKTVHTQDLGYIDANNHLYFLARLDDTIIVSGLNVYPSEVEDIILTHPQVTDAVIFKIDDPIAGNRVCLHFVAEPAIEPSELRLWCSQQLAPFQIPQILKAVDTIPRMANSKINRKQIAKDHQASLAK, via the coding sequence ATGCTTAACATAAACGACGATTTTTATACCAAAGCTGATTTTAACCAACAGCAAGCATCGTACTCGTCATACTCATTAATTAACGAACAAGAAGCCATTGCGGTTTGTGTTGAAGATAACTTTATTTGGTTAACCTTGTGTTATTACCTAAAGTCACAACGCATATCCGCCATGCCTATCCATCCTAGTATTCCATTGGACACTGCGCAACGTATGGCTGAAAAAGCCGGCTGTGGCTTACTCATTTACGGTGGCATTGAACAACAAATAGAATTGCACAACCGAGTAGATAACGACCAACTGACACGAGCGAATGCCGGTATTATTCAAATGAGCTCTGGCACCACAGGTGAGCCTAAGTGTATTTTACGCAGCTGGGCGGATATCGACATTGAAATAGCTAGCTATCGTCAAGCCTTTACTGATGCTAACAATATGACACCCGTTATCGCTTGTCCTGTCACGCATTCTTATGGCCTTATCTGTGGAGTGATGGTAGCGCTGGCCCGCGGTGTCGAGCCTAGAATAGTTAACAGCATTAACCCCAAGTACCTAATTAAAGTTTTACAGAGCTGTGAACGCCCTTTGCTTTACTCATCTCCCGTTATGCTGCAAGGCTTATTACGCTTGTGGCCAAAACAAGAAAAATTACATGCGGCAATGACATCGGGGTCAACCATGTCGAACCAAGTATTTGAGCAAATCGCCCCGCGAGTTGAGAAGCTATACCAGCAATACGGCTGTTCCGAAGCGGGCTGTATTAGCATTAGCCAGAATTTACAAAGTGCTACCGATATCGGCAAGCCGTTCCCACATGTGCAATTGGATTGCAGTCATGATGAACAATCACCGAGTGAAATTATTGCTCGGGTTGAAACTTCAACCGGTGTTAAAACGGTCCATACCCAAGATTTAGGTTATATCGATGCTAACAACCATTTGTATTTTCTGGCCCGACTGGACGACACCATCATTGTATCTGGCTTAAATGTTTACCCGAGTGAAGTCGAAGACATCATATTAACCCATCCACAAGTAACCGATGCCGTGATTTTCAAAATAGACGATCCCATCGCCGGAAACCGTGTTTGCCTACATTTTGTCGCTGAACCAGCCATTGAGCCCAGTGAATTGCGTTTATGGTGTAGCCAGCAATTAGCGCCGTTTCAAATACCGCAAATACTTAAAGCCGTCGACACCATCCCACGTATGGCCAATAGCAAAATCAATCGTAAACAGATAGCCAAGGATCACCAAGCAAGCTTGGCTAAATAG
- a CDS encoding IucA/IucC family protein, with amino-acid sequence MNQHNQTLTDDSASNLPHQIITNRVIRQLLEALLFEKICEYSFQQGLFTFSLGQHQYCLAGKISGFSRVRLNAQQMLFAPLSQNHDPQWQAVGLLELVEDLPTTTDVKQRLLGELQQTIKLCLYNDQYLPRVNDRRQLNYHQLESAIDEGHPYHPCFKARTGFTEQDHKIYGPEFGNTFRLDWLAIRRCYLKRRFDLGSEQAFWIKELGTETYDFLLQEVAKQTNDGAAFSLMPIHPWQWHNLKDKLQQAIVEKQVIYLGSAGDLYQAGISVRTLFNISHPKKANIKLPLNMVNTSSLRSIESHSFCTAPVLSKWLVALTEQDSYLQQKMVLLPEYAGIRPENDTEQTQQWISELDGHLGAIYRESLANYCPENKVIPFVALTLIEQDNAPFIEPWIRQHGCEKWLKQLVETAILPIWHLLVHHGIGIEAHGQNMLLQHEQGWPCKVIVRDFHESLEYVHDYLAQPEIAPIFSEFEAEYATAKPDQYYWMSDVEALRELIIDTLFVFNLADLEVLLEDYYQFAEADFWRIIDQCFADYQASGLTSEQRLNQMDIYQAEIKTESLLKKKFDGRRAAEYHHLVHNPIGTTPHRLSKQLDKTPQQETKQVIHDGEAHA; translated from the coding sequence TTGAATCAGCATAATCAAACGCTCACCGATGACAGTGCAAGTAATTTACCACACCAAATTATTACTAATCGTGTTATTCGTCAGTTATTGGAAGCCTTGTTGTTCGAAAAAATTTGTGAATATAGCTTCCAACAAGGCTTGTTCACGTTCAGTTTAGGCCAACATCAATACTGCTTAGCAGGGAAAATATCAGGCTTTAGTCGCGTAAGGCTTAATGCTCAACAAATGCTATTTGCGCCTTTATCGCAAAACCATGATCCGCAATGGCAAGCCGTTGGCTTACTTGAACTAGTAGAAGATTTGCCGACAACAACCGATGTAAAACAAAGACTGCTAGGTGAACTACAGCAAACCATAAAACTGTGTTTGTACAATGACCAATATTTGCCTCGCGTTAACGACCGCCGCCAACTTAATTACCATCAGTTGGAAAGTGCAATTGATGAAGGTCACCCATACCACCCTTGCTTTAAAGCAAGAACTGGGTTTACTGAGCAAGATCACAAAATTTACGGCCCTGAATTTGGCAATACCTTTCGATTAGATTGGTTGGCTATTCGTCGTTGTTATTTAAAACGTCGTTTTGACCTTGGTTCGGAGCAAGCATTTTGGATCAAAGAGCTTGGTACAGAAACATACGACTTTCTCCTTCAAGAAGTCGCCAAACAAACAAATGATGGCGCAGCCTTCTCTTTGATGCCAATCCATCCATGGCAGTGGCATAATTTAAAAGACAAGCTGCAACAAGCGATTGTTGAAAAACAAGTTATTTATTTAGGTTCGGCGGGAGATCTGTATCAAGCAGGGATCTCAGTGCGTACTTTATTCAATATTAGTCACCCTAAAAAAGCCAACATTAAATTACCGTTAAACATGGTTAATACCTCGTCGTTGCGTTCGATTGAAAGTCATTCATTTTGCACCGCTCCAGTACTTTCAAAATGGCTTGTTGCACTAACTGAACAAGATAGTTACTTACAACAAAAGATGGTGCTATTACCTGAATATGCAGGCATTCGACCGGAAAATGACACTGAGCAAACGCAACAATGGATAAGCGAATTAGATGGTCATTTAGGTGCAATATATCGTGAGAGCCTGGCTAACTATTGCCCTGAAAACAAGGTTATTCCTTTTGTCGCCCTGACATTAATTGAACAAGACAATGCCCCATTTATTGAACCTTGGATAAGACAACATGGTTGTGAGAAGTGGCTTAAACAATTAGTCGAAACCGCGATATTACCTATCTGGCACCTATTGGTTCATCATGGCATTGGTATAGAAGCCCATGGACAAAACATGTTATTGCAACATGAGCAAGGCTGGCCTTGTAAAGTGATTGTGCGCGATTTTCATGAAAGCCTTGAGTACGTGCACGACTATTTAGCGCAACCGGAAATCGCGCCGATTTTTAGCGAATTCGAAGCCGAGTACGCCACCGCCAAACCCGATCAATATTATTGGATGTCAGACGTTGAAGCCTTGCGTGAATTAATTATCGACACCCTATTTGTCTTTAACTTAGCTGATTTAGAGGTTTTACTAGAAGATTATTATCAATTTGCTGAGGCCGACTTTTGGCGAATTATTGATCAGTGTTTTGCAGACTACCAAGCATCAGGATTAACCTCAGAACAACGCTTAAACCAGATGGATATTTATCAAGCTGAGATAAAAACAGAATCTTTGCTGAAGAAAAAATTCGATGGTAGACGTGCAGCTGAATATCATCACCTAGTTCATAACCCAATTGGCACCACACCCCACAGGCTTTCCAAGCAATTAGACAAAACACCGCAACAAGAAACAAAACAAGTCATACACGACGGAGAAGCGCATGCTTAA
- a CDS encoding IucA/IucC family protein: MPHTANRLAENASFQAFANCYIREVDPGVWHIADNWQRQTGISLEHDEPYVLELQLIELGITLGIGVSYRSIVGRHLVTNVYRKQQNPWDWQRVDSVSVIVMMIDNIYAKSQGNRKAASQKLELLNRTLESHQIMQEYLVQRQNDSALDHLGFIESEQSLLFGHWLHPTPKSRQGIHSWQHKNYTPELKASFALHFFAVSRQLLQQNSLIEQSVEQIINQIAEVDCDAIDVDKQLVPVHPLQAHWLQHQDYIQQLLREGLIEDLGVMGKKFTPTSSVRTLYCAELNYMIKLSIPVKITNSLRKNKAHELEPGLNVGKLLAQSDFSEKYPQFAMIEDPAYITVKLPGMQESGFETIIRQNPFTENAINQRATLSIAALVQEPILAGCKTKLTQQVEALAQEQKKSLNTAAQLWFDCYWHCAIDPAIRLYDSHGVALEAHQQNSLITISNNRPSQYYYRDNQGFYLSQSMREQLLQREPSLNQNLDLFYDDDAIADRVGYYLFINQLFSVISRLGQDGLVSELALLERCYRKLTQLKTELNGVGVHFIEQLFNKATIPCKANLLTRVEDVDELEAEQELAVYTDIRNPIFDFHQKAMSRLKAGDDVGEETEEGKNKENEVTLESA; this comes from the coding sequence ATGCCCCATACGGCAAACCGACTAGCAGAAAACGCGTCTTTCCAAGCCTTTGCTAATTGCTACATAAGAGAAGTTGATCCGGGAGTTTGGCATATCGCTGACAACTGGCAACGACAAACGGGGATCTCACTGGAACATGATGAACCTTATGTATTAGAACTACAGCTAATCGAATTGGGTATCACCTTAGGAATAGGTGTTAGTTATCGGTCTATTGTCGGCCGGCACTTAGTTACCAATGTTTATCGAAAACAGCAAAATCCTTGGGATTGGCAACGCGTTGATTCTGTATCTGTCATTGTAATGATGATCGACAATATTTATGCCAAAAGCCAAGGTAACCGAAAAGCTGCTAGCCAAAAGTTAGAGCTATTAAACAGAACGTTGGAAAGCCATCAAATTATGCAAGAATATTTGGTGCAACGGCAAAACGACAGTGCTCTTGACCATTTGGGCTTTATCGAATCAGAACAATCGTTACTGTTTGGCCATTGGCTGCACCCGACGCCCAAGTCGCGTCAAGGCATTCATTCATGGCAACATAAAAATTACACGCCTGAGTTAAAAGCGAGTTTTGCGCTACATTTTTTTGCCGTATCTCGCCAACTACTGCAACAAAACTCACTGATTGAGCAAAGCGTAGAACAAATTATTAATCAAATCGCAGAAGTAGACTGCGACGCAATTGATGTTGATAAACAACTCGTCCCTGTGCATCCACTGCAAGCCCATTGGTTACAGCATCAAGACTATATACAGCAATTACTCCGAGAAGGTTTAATCGAAGATTTAGGCGTTATGGGGAAAAAATTTACCCCTACATCGTCGGTTCGCACACTATATTGTGCTGAACTCAACTATATGATTAAGCTGTCTATACCGGTAAAAATCACTAATTCACTACGTAAAAATAAAGCGCATGAATTAGAGCCAGGGCTCAATGTTGGCAAGCTATTAGCGCAAAGCGATTTTTCGGAAAAATACCCGCAATTTGCCATGATAGAAGATCCTGCCTATATCACGGTTAAATTACCGGGAATGCAAGAAAGTGGTTTTGAAACCATTATTAGACAAAACCCTTTTACCGAAAATGCTATTAATCAACGCGCTACCTTATCCATTGCCGCTTTAGTTCAAGAACCTATACTCGCGGGGTGCAAAACAAAGCTCACTCAACAAGTCGAGGCATTGGCTCAAGAGCAAAAAAAGAGCTTAAACACGGCAGCTCAACTCTGGTTTGACTGCTACTGGCATTGTGCAATTGACCCGGCAATCAGACTTTACGACAGTCATGGTGTTGCACTAGAGGCTCACCAGCAAAACTCGCTGATAACCATCAGCAATAACCGACCCAGTCAATATTATTATCGTGACAACCAAGGGTTTTATCTTTCTCAAAGTATGCGCGAACAGTTACTGCAACGCGAACCAAGCTTAAATCAAAATTTAGACCTTTTCTACGACGATGATGCCATCGCCGATCGGGTAGGTTACTACTTGTTTATCAATCAACTGTTCTCAGTGATCAGCCGTTTAGGACAGGATGGGCTAGTCTCAGAATTAGCATTACTCGAGCGGTGTTACCGCAAATTAACTCAGCTTAAAACCGAGCTAAATGGTGTGGGTGTGCACTTTATCGAACAACTTTTTAATAAAGCAACGATTCCATGCAAAGCTAACCTACTGACGCGAGTGGAAGATGTCGATGAATTAGAAGCCGAACAAGAGCTGGCGGTATACACAGATATACGCAACCCAATTTTTGATTTTCATCAAAAGGCCATGTCTCGCCTAAAAGCTGGTGATGATGTCGGTGAAGAAACTGAAGAAGGTAAAAACAAAGAAAACGAGGTGACACTTGAATCAGCATAA